CCGCCCCGGGGAGTTGATGACCGACCACCGTCCGAGCTTCGAGGACCCCTCGGTCGAGCGCGAAGAGCAGAACACGACCCCCGCGAGCGGCGTGCCCGTGATGGCGGAGACGCTGCGTCCCGACGAGACGATTCCGATCGATCTGGACGCCCTTCAGCGCTTCCATCACACGCGACGCAAGGGCTCCTTGATCGTCATCGACGGCGTTCCCGCCGACCTCGGCTCGCACCTGCTGATCGACGAGGCGGCGGTGATCGGGCGCGAACCGCACGGCCTGCAGCTGCGCGACGGTCGCATCTCGCGGCGCCACGCGCTCGTCGAGCGCTCCGCGGCTGGGAAGCATTTGCTGCACGACCTCGGCTCGACCAACGGCACGCTGATCAACGGGGCGCGCGTCGCTCAGCCGCATGAGCTGCAGGACGGCGACAAGGTCTTCCTCGGCCGGACCGTGATCAAGTTCACCCTCGTCGACGAGACCGAGGCGACCTACCTGCGGCGGATGGAGCAGCTCGCCGGCACCGACGACCTGACCGGCCTGCTGGCCAAACACCGCTTCGACTCGCTGCTCGAAGAGGCCGTGCGCGCGGCTGCCTTGTTGCGTCGGCCGCTCGCCGTGCTGATGCTGGATCTCGATGGGGTCAAGCGGATCAACGATACCCACGGCCATCACATGGGCGCGCATACGATCCGCGAGGTCGGACGCCTGATCGGCGAGCTGGTCGAGGGACACGGTGAGGCCTGCCGTTTCGGCGGCGACGAGTTCTGCATCTTCCTGCCGGGTGCGTCGCTGGCTCGCGCCCGAGCGCTGGCCGAGCTGATCTGTGCGCGGGTGCGCGAGGGGCGCTACGCGCTCAACGACTGCGTCGTCCAGACGACGATCAGCGGCGGTGTAGCGGTGTCCGGCGACGACAACGAAGCGGTGGCGGGTCTCCTGCACCGAGCCGACCAGGCGCTCTATCGGGCGAAGTCAGCGGGTCGAGATGGCGTCAGTGAGTGAGCGCCGGCCGCCGTCCAGCGACCGTCCGCGTCCTGGACGAGGTCGCCGGGCGCGGCGGTCGCGCGCTGGAGTCGATGAAAGACCCGCTGCACCTCTGGCAGGTCGCTGGCGCTCAGCGTGGCGTCCGAGGCGATGACGGCCTGCATCAACGACTGGCGCCAGGCGTTCACCTCGGTCACCAGCCGAGCGAGGCGTTCACGCTCATCGTCGCTCGCTGGCATTGTCACGACGACCAGCAGCCCCTCGCGGCCTTCGCCGACGAGTTGCGCGCGCTTGCTCTGGTGGGTGGCCTCGCGCAGCAGCTCGCTGTCGAGCACCGCCTGGACGAGCAGCCGGTCGGCGCGCCCCAGCGCCGTCGCGCCTCGTGCCAGGGGCAGCGCGGCCGCGGCGCTGGGCCGTTCGTGCAGCCGCTCGAAGCGGCCGAGAAGCTGCGCCTCGAAGTCCGTCTTGCGATCGACGATGATCGGACGATAGGTCAGGCAGCCGCCGGTCAGCGTCGCGAGCGCGAGTAGCGCCACGGGGGCCGAAGGCCGGATCACGGGCTCGCGTGGAGGCGGTTCGCGGCGCACGTCGCGACTATAGCGCGGAGTGTTGACCACGAGGTGGACGATGACGCGTAGACGGAGGGGCGTTCGCTCGCCCGAGGCCTCGGGCGCAGCGGCGGGACTCAGCGAGCCCCGTGGGTCGGCGGCGCCGAGGCGAGCGGCGGGCGTGCCGGCGGCCAGCAGGGGCCGCTGGGCGGCGGTGATCTGGGCGGTGGCGATTGCGCTGCTGGCCGGTGGCCTCTACGCGCGCAGCTACGGCTTCGATTACACCTACCTCGACGACAACCTGCTGATCGCCGATGACCTGCCCTACCTGACGGATCTCGGCAACCTGCCGCGCGTCTTCGGTCGCACGTTCTTTCGCCCGCAGGTCGCCGGCGAGAAGTACTACCGGCCGCTCGTGACGGGCAGCTTCGTGCTCAACGCGGCGATCTCCGGCGGTCGGCTCACCGCCTACCACGCGACGAATATCGTGCTGCACGCGCTGGTGAGCGCGCTCTGTCTCGTCTTGCTCCTGCGGCTCGGCTTCGCGCTGCGCCTGGCCGTCCCCGGGGCGGCGATCTTCGCGGTGCATCCGATTCTGGTCGGCGCGGTGGTCTGGATCCCCGGGCGGGTCTACCTCTTGCTCGGGCTCTTTACCGTGGTCGCGCTCCTGGGCTGGATCGAGTGGCTGGCGCGGCGACGCCCCCTCTGGTTGGCCGTCCACCTGCTTGGCCTGGGCGGCGCGCTGCTCTGCCAGGAGGCGGCCGTCGTGCTCCCCGTGGCCCTGCTCCTCCACCACTGGCTGGTGGCCGACGGGCCACGTTCCAGGCGGTTGACGCCGTTGTGGATCGGTTGGGCGAGTGTCTTGGTCGCCTGGTTTGCGACCTGGCAGGCGGTCGCGCTGGCCGGCACGCAGAAGCAGGCGGGCGCCTACGTCGCAGCGCTCTTCGCCCATGCCGCCGCGCCCCTGGTTTACCTCGGCAAGATCGTCTGGCCGCGCGACCTCTCCGTGCTGCCGATTCTGCGCGACAGTCGCTGGCTGCCGGGAATCGTCGCGCTGCTGCTCTTGCTCGCCCTGCTTCGCTGGGTGCGGCCCGTGGAGCGCGGGCGGGTGCTCTGGGGTCTGGCCTGGTTCGCGATCTGGATCGCGCCCTCCTTGCCGGTCGCCGACTTCATCATCATCGAGAGCCGGATCTGGTGTGCCCTTCCTCGGCCTGCTGGTGGCCGCCTTGGCGCTCGTGCGCGGGCTGGCCCACAGACCCTTGGCGCGGCGCCTGGCGCCTGCCTACGTCCCCTCCGCGCTGCTGCTGGTCGCGCTGCTGGCGTGGTTGTCCTGGGATCTCAGCGCGGCCTATCGTGACCGCGATGCACTGACGGCGCAGGCTGTGCGCACCTCACCGCATTCGGCGTTGGCCCAGGGAAATCGCGGCATGGTGCTGACCCTCGCCGACGACTTGGCCGGCGCCGAGCGGCACTTCCGCGCGGCCATCGCGCTGGCGCCGCGTCTGCCGCTGCTGCAGGGCAACCTCGGCGCAGTGCTGCTGCGGCTGGGGCGGCTCGACGAGGCGCAACGCGCCCTGCATGCCGAGCTCTCGCTCAACCCGGGCAACGGCCAGGCGCACTACAATCTGGCGTTGCTCCTGCAGCAGCGTGGGCAGGCGGAGCGCGCGCTCGAGCACTTCGAGCTGGCGGCAGCCTTCAATCCGGCCGATGTGGCGGCCCTCGGCGAGCTGCTGAAGTACTATGCGGCGCGTGGCGATAGCGCGCGGGCCGAGCGCTATCAGCGTCAGATGCAGGCGCTCGGCGTGCGCTTCTTTCAGCGGCCCGCGCCGCGCTGAAGATCGCGCCCTACAGGCGGGCCGTGGCGTCGACGCTTGCGCAGCCGGCGCTTGACAGTCGACGACGCCCGAGACCACGCTGCAGGCCCCTGGGCAACGCAATGGAGGACGGCGCAAATGTCGATCAGGCTAACGAGGCGAAGCAGGAGCGCCTGCTGGTGGGTCGGCGCGCTGGCCACGGCGCTGGTGGCGGTCGGCGCTTGCAGCGACGCGACCGACGAGGCCGATGGGGGTAGCACGCGCGACCGTGGTGCGGCGCGGACTGACGGGGGCGTCGTCCCGCCCACGC
The Pseudomonadota bacterium DNA segment above includes these coding regions:
- a CDS encoding tetratricopeptide repeat protein, translated to MVLTLADDLAGAERHFRAAIALAPRLPLLQGNLGAVLLRLGRLDEAQRALHAELSLNPGNGQAHYNLALLLQQRGQAERALEHFELAAAFNPADVAALGELLKYYAARGDSARAERYQRQMQALGVRFFQRPAPR
- a CDS encoding DUF1318 domain-containing protein, yielding MIRPSAPVALLALATLTGGCLTYRPIIVDRKTDFEAQLLGRFERLHERPSAAAALPLARGATALGRADRLLVQAVLDSELLREATHQSKRAQLVGEGREGLLVVVTMPASDDERERLARLVTEVNAWRQSLMQAVIASDATLSASDLPEVQRVFHRLQRATAAPGDLVQDADGRWTAAGAHSLTPSRPADFAR
- a CDS encoding GGDEF domain-containing protein — encoded protein: MTDHRPSFEDPSVEREEQNTTPASGVPVMAETLRPDETIPIDLDALQRFHHTRRKGSLIVIDGVPADLGSHLLIDEAAVIGREPHGLQLRDGRISRRHALVERSAAGKHLLHDLGSTNGTLINGARVAQPHELQDGDKVFLGRTVIKFTLVDETEATYLRRMEQLAGTDDLTGLLAKHRFDSLLEEAVRAAALLRRPLAVLMLDLDGVKRINDTHGHHMGAHTIREVGRLIGELVEGHGEACRFGGDEFCIFLPGASLARARALAELICARVREGRYALNDCVVQTTISGGVAVSGDDNEAVAGLLHRADQALYRAKSAGRDGVSE